A window of Variovorax paradoxus genomic DNA:
TGGACTGCGCGAACGCCGGCAGCGCCGCGGCGGCCGATGCGGCAGCGATCGCCGACAGCAGGGTGCGCCGTTTCATCGGGGTCTTCGTCATCATGTCTTCTGTCTCCGTGGGGTGGTTTTCGTGGATGGATTCCTGGCCGCCTTCGGCCGGGGCAGCGCGGCGCGCAGTCCGCCGACGATGAAGTTCACGAGCATCGGCGCCACGGCCGGGTCGGCGCGCTTGTTCTCGCCGCGCGAGAGCCGTTCGATGCGGCTGTCGTTCAGGTGGTGCAGCAGCGAGCCCAGCGCGAACTGGTAGCCCCAGGCGACCTGGCTGCGCGTGGCGTGCGGCAGCGCGATGTGCAGCGCGTCGATGTAGGCCTCAGCCAGCGGGTCGAAGTAGCCGCGCAGCACGCGGTCGGCTTCCTCGGTCGCGTGGTAGAGCTCGCGCGCCACCAGCAGCGCGTAGTACTCGCCCTCGGCGCTCGCGCGCAGCGCCAGCACGGGCGCGGTGAAGGCTTCGATGATGCGGGGCAGGGTGCGCACGTCCTCGGGGTCGAGGGTCAGGGCGGCCAGGCCGGCCAGCCGTTCCTCGATGGTGTGGCCCCAGTGCTCGAAGATGGCGTGAAACAGCTCGTGCTTCTGGCCGTAGTAGTAGCCCACCAGCGCCAGCGGCACGCCGGCCTCCTCGGCGATCTGGCGGATCGTCACCACGTGGTAGCCGTGCCGCGCAAAAAGTTTCTCGGCCGCCAGCAGGATGGCGTGCTTGCGGTCGGGGCGGACAGTCTCGGCGGCGACTGCTGCGGAGGCAGGTGCAGCGGCGCGCAGGGCGCCGCGCTTGGTGGTCGGTGTGCGGGTGCTCATCGGGGCGTATTGAACGCTTGTACAAAAAACTTGAACACGCGTACAAACCCTGAGGTCAACCCGGATTGAGCACGGTCGTTCGCGGCGCTACGCTCTCGGTATGTCCGCCCCCAACATTCCCCAGATCCGCCTCTACCAGAACTGGCTGCGCGAGAAGCACGGCCTTTCCTTCGACAGCTACGACGCGCTGTGGCGCTGGTCGACCACCGAGCTCGACGCCTTCTGGCGCAGCATCTGGGACTACGCCGCCATTCAGTCGCCCACGCCGCTCGCGTCCGGCGCCACCGTGCTGGCCGAACGGCGCATGCCCGGCGCGCAGTGGTTTCCCGGCGCCCAGGTCAACTACGCGCGCGAGGTGCTGCGCCACGTCGACGCGGCTCATGCCGCCGGCATGCCCGCGATCGTGAGCGACAACGAACGCGGCGACGTGCGCGAGATGTCCTGGCCCGAAATGCGCCGCCAGGTCGCGTCGGTCGCGCTCACGCTCAGGGCGCTGGGCGTGCGCCGCGGCGACCGTGTCGCGGCCTACATGCCCAACGTGCCCGAAACCATGGTCGCGTTCCTGGCGTGCTCCAGCATCGGCGCGGTCTGGAGCGTGTGCGC
This region includes:
- a CDS encoding TetR/AcrR family transcriptional regulator yields the protein MSTRTPTTKRGALRAAAPASAAVAAETVRPDRKHAILLAAEKLFARHGYHVVTIRQIAEEAGVPLALVGYYYGQKHELFHAIFEHWGHTIEERLAGLAALTLDPEDVRTLPRIIEAFTAPVLALRASAEGEYYALLVARELYHATEEADRVLRGYFDPLAEAYIDALHIALPHATRSQVAWGYQFALGSLLHHLNDSRIERLSRGENKRADPAVAPMLVNFIVGGLRAALPRPKAARNPSTKTTPRRQKT